The Pan paniscus chromosome 21, NHGRI_mPanPan1-v2.0_pri, whole genome shotgun sequence region accagcctggccaatatggtgaaaccccatctctaccaaaaatacaacaactagttgggtgtggtggcgggcgcctgtaatcccagctactcgggaggctgaggcaggagaatcgctagaacctgggaagcagaggttgcagtgaactgagatcgtggcattgcactccagcctggatacagcctgggtggcagagtgaggctctgtcaaaaacaaaaacaaaaacaaaaacaaaaaaacacctctcGCTGCCAGACAAGACTCTCTTGCTATAGCTATACATGAGCCCTCATGCATGAAATGGTAAAAAGCAAATAGTGATTGGCCAAAAGAGTaacctgaggccaggtgcagtggctcacacctgtaatcccagcactttgggaggctgaggcgggcggatcacaaggtcaggagatcaagaccatcctgtctaacacagtgaaaccccatctctactaaaaatacaaaaaattagccgggcgtggtgacacacgcctgtagtcccagctacttgggaggctgaggcaggagaatcgcttgagcccaggaggtggaggttgcagtaagccaagatagccccacggcattccagcctcagtgacagagcgagtctctgtctaaaaaaaaaaaaaaaaaaaaaaaaaaagagcaacctGAATTAATTCAATCTTTGGGGGCTTCAGGTAACAATGGTAGCTGTGGGGGCCTGAGCCTTTAGGGACCCTAGAAACAGTGGATGGAAGCTTTCCTACCACTCCCCGCCCACATACCTCTTTCTGAGTTTCTTTCCAACTTCTTTTTTCCAGCAGTTACAGGAAGTGAGTAAGAGCAGAGTGGGTCACTAGGCAGAGAGTAAAGGCTGCTCCTTTTGGCAAACCCGTCTTGGTatctccctttcccttcctttgttTACTAGACCAATGCAAAAGTGAGGGGTCTGTCCCATCAGCTCACTAAAGAACCACAATTGCTTAGGAAAAGTTGCCTATGCCTGCCTGCCAAGATCTTAGCCCTTAGATTATGGCATAGTAACTCTAGCCCCTGCTCCAGCCCTGATTATGCCCTGAGGTCTTTTGATGTCTGTTGAGAGAGACGTAGGGAAACTGGGAAAAATCAAATGTATCTAAGGATCCTGGAGATGTTATACCCAGAGAGTGACAGAATGCTGAGATGGCGAAGGTTTAAGAGCTCTTCTGTGGTTGAGCCTTAAACGCCAGCCAGGGCTAGACAGACAAGTAACACAAAAGAGTAAGGCAGGACAGGAAGTGACTCACAGACTGGAGGGCACATGCCTTTTCTGAGACGGAGCAGGTAATTCTCAGCTCTAATCCCGTTATGGAGAAATACAGACTATGTTGTCAAATCTTGggatttttcaaaagaagttaaaattttgatttttaaaagacatctcCTGGTATTTTCATATCGCCTCTGAATTCAAATGTATTAAAACTGCTGTTTAGGTCAAACAGAATTTACCTCTGATGCACCAGTTTGCAACTTTTATCCTATTctagttctctctctcttgttgGCATGTCGTAAACTGAGCAGAAGACTGGTGGAGCTTTTGCCCAACTGGTTGGATGAATGCCTTTATACAGCCTCTGTTCCACCCCACGCCCATCTCCACTCCCACTCCTACTTGCTTGTCTCAGAGTCAGCATATACTCACTGAGCAAATGAGTATTTGGGGAGTAGGACAGAATCATTGTTTTATGGATCTAAGAGACCTCAGGGAAGACGTAGTCTAATTTCTTAACAGGTACAAGAATCTCTTTGACTAGGGATGATCTGGTCATCCTTACAGCATGACAGATGCATTTCCCTGTTTTCGCTTGAAAGTAAGTGTGAGCTTCACACCTTGATTTTACAGATTGACAGTGAGTGTGTGCTGCTAATCACAGCCCTCTTCCAGGCCCACCTGCGGGGGCTTAAAGCTAAATTTAGTAGGAAGAGCTAAGCCTCAGGCACATGCTGCTCAGGCAGTACATATttaattgggaaaaaataaaaatacttctgtTCCTGACACTTAAGACTCACAAACCAGTAGGCAGTAGGAAAGGGACCACAGTGACTCGGCCCCTGGAGGCTGAGATCTTGTCTGATCAGCTCTATTTCAACCAACTCTCAGAATGACATCAGTATCTGTctgtcttagtcagcttgggctgctatatcaaataccatagattggatggcttaaacaactaacatttatttttcacagttacagcagttggaagtccaagatcagagtgTCTtatgagggcccacttcctggcttgtagatggctgccttctgTCACTGTATCCTCATCTGGTGGAGACAGAAATCATCTCTTTCTCATATCTCCTTTcttagggcactaatcccattgtAAGTGCTCTACCTtgatgacctaattacctctcagAGGCCCCCACCTCCACATGCTACCACATtgaggattagggcttcaacattttGGAATCACACAAACATTTAGTCAATAGCACTGCCCAGAGCCACCATGCTTCCCTGTGCCCATCTGGCTAGCCATGCCCCAATGCTATACACACACCACTGGCTTTTAAGaggcaaagagactggtgacagATGGGCCTTCTCTCAGTTGTCTGGAAAAGGCCAGGGACATTTTCATTGCCtcataaacatgagaatattatTATCATGCCAGACTGGACTTTAAACAGAGAGGTACAGAGAGTCCACTATTTCTTggacatttttacaaaataaataatttttttccattttgcaaatatcatttcaaaataacttatCAGTGCCacccaatagaaatataatgtgagccacaaatataatttcaaattttatagtaaccacatttaaaaagtaaaaagagacaggtggaaattaatttcaataatatattttatttttatccaattttttctgacatataattttataaatctgatctatttgaaatatatattatccaatacatccaaaatattatttcaacatataatgATATAAAAATTGTTGAGATTATTTCACATTATTCTTTATTCTCAGAAGTCTGATGTGTATCTTACATATATAGCATGTCTCAGATCggaccagccacatttcaagtgctcaacagcaCTTGGGCTTATGGTGCCTGCAGTGTAGACCCAGAGCTGTCAGTGGCCTTGGCTTCAGGCATTTTATCTGAACTCTGTGACATAGGTTGAAATCCAAGCCCTCCCAGCTAACAACTGAGACAGTGCTAACTGCCTGTCTCCTTTCATGGGGTGCCCTTGAATTAAGGAGGACTTAGTAAAGGAGCTATTGATATTTGGAAAAGATGGACGAGAACAGCATTCAATTAAAATATCAGTTATACCATGTACGCTGACTCTGGAAACACAAAGATAACTCACTGTGCTGAAGTCTGTCCCCAACATCTGAGAACATGTTGGGTGGATGGAACCTGAGTGAAAAAAGAAATGGCCCTTTCCACTGATGTGCAGTTTTCTCAGGCAAGAAATGTATACCCTTATCACCAGCTACTAAGTTATATATCACATACTGCTAGGTTGAGCCTACAGTTGATTGGATAATAAAAGTCTGATATAAACTaataatttcaaatgtttaaaTCCTCCTTTGAATCTTGATATTTCTTATCTTGGCTAGTTAACTATCTAGCTGGATTATTGTTACAGCCATTCACATAATGCTAACTTTTTAACTCCTACTTGAAGAAAATATGGGAAGAATGGTCTTGGATTATACCATGCTGAGTCTCAATGTCTGCAAAAAGAAGAGGTTGGACTGGATTAGATGAATTCTAAGATGTTTTCTGCCTCTAAATTCTAATATTTCATAAATCTATATCTCGATTTCAGTTTGATCATTGGTAGTACCAATGAGAGAAGCTGGCTGGGCATTATGAAGACACAAAAATATAGACAGTTTATTACCAGATTTAAACACAGTCAAGGAGCTTTCATAGCATTTACTTTCAAAAGGAATCTGAGTATATTCTTCATTAACTTAAATAATTATCCAAGCAATATTCAGTGTCATCAGGATTTGTAGTGATTACTGAGGCTGGTGCTTGTGGAACCACAAGCAATTCTGAAATTATACCTCCTCTTCATTTTCATTATAGGTAGAAAAGAcgtcaaagacaaagagacaactgaaaatgaaaacacaaagttTGAAGTAAGATTGTTAAGAGACCCAGCTGATGCCTCGGAAGCCCACGAGTCCTCCAGCAGGGGAGAGGCAGGAGCCCCAGGGGAGGAGGACATCCAAGGCCCAACAAAGGCAGACACAGAGAAATGGGCAGAGGGAGGCGGGCACAGCCGAGAGCGAGCGGATGAGCCCCAGTGGAGCCTTTATCCCTCCAACAGCCAAGTCTCCGAAGAAGTGAAGACACGCCATTCTGAGAAGAGCCAgagagaggatgaggaggaggaggagggagagaactaTCAAAAAGGGGAGCGAGGGGAAGATAGCAGTGAAGAGAAACACCTTGAAGAGCCAGGAGAGACACAAAACGCTTTTCTCAATGAAAGAAACCAGGcttcagctataaaaaaagaGGAGTTAGTGGCCAGATCGGAAACACATGCTGCCGGGCATTCTCAGGAGAAGACACATAGCCGAGAGAAGAGTAGCCAGGAGAgtggagaggaggcagggagcCGGGAGAATCACCCCCAGGAGTCTAAAGGCCAACCCCGAAGCCAGGAAGAATCTGAGGAAGGTGAGGAAGATGCCACCTCTGAGGTGGACAAACGACGCACGAGGCCCAGACACCACCACGGGAGGAGCAGGCCCGACAGGTCCTCTCAAGGAGGGAGTCTTCCCTCTGAGGAAAAGGGACACCCCCAGGAGGAATCTGAGGAGTCAAACGTCGGCATGGCCAGTTTAGGGGAAAAGAGGGaccaccattcaacccactacagGGCTTCAGAGGAAGAACCTGAATATGGAGAAGAAATAAAGGGTTATCCAGGCGTCCAGGCCCCTGAGGACCTGGAGTGGGAGCGCTATAGGGGCAGAGGAAGTGAGGAATACAGGGCTCCAAGACCTCAGAGTGAGGAGAGTTGGGATGAGGAGGACAAGAGAAACTACCCCAGCTTAGAGCTTGATAACATGGCACATGGATATGGTGAAGAAAGTGAGGAAGAGAGGGGCCTTGAGCCGGGAAAGGGACGCCATCAcagaggcaggggaggggagccACGTGCCTATTTCATGTCTGAcaccagagaagagaaaaggttCTTGGGTGAAGGACACCACCGTGTCCAAGAAAACCAGATGGACAAGGCAAGGAGCCGTCCACAAGATGCGTGGAAAGAGCTGGACAGAAATTATCTCAACTACGGTGAGGAAGGAGCCCCAGGGAAGTGGCAGCAGCAGGGAGACCTGCAGGACACTAAAGAAAACAGGGAGGAGGCTAGGTTTCAAGATAAACAATATAGCTCCCATCACACAGCTGAAAAGAGGAAGAGATTAGGGGAACTGTTCAACCCATACTACGACCCTCTCCAGTGGAAGAGCAGCCATTTTGAAAGAAGAGACAACATGAATGACAATTTTCTCGAGGGTGAGGAGGAAAATGAGCTGAACTTGAACGAGAAGAATTTCTTCCCAGAATACAACTATGACTGGTGGGAGAAAAAGCCCTTCTCTGAGGATGTGAACTGGGGGTATGAGAAGAGAAACCTCGCCAGGGTCCCCAAGCTGGACCTGAAAAGGCAGTATGACAGGGTGGCCCAACTGGACCAGCTCCTTCACTACAGGAAGAAGTCAGCTGAGTTTCCAGACTTCTATGATTCTGAGGAGCCGGTGAGCACCCACCAGGaggcagaaaatgaaaaggaCAGGGCTGACCAGACAGTCCTGACAGAGGACGAGGTATGGTTTGGGGCTTCTGTTTGAAAGTACTTACTCTGGTCAATGTTAGCACATTACGTTCAAGACTATCCGATATTCACGGGGAGAAATTGGTGGGAATTAATCACTATGAAAATGGTGCTCTAGTAATGGAGTGGAGGCCTCCTTGGGGGTCGGTTTCCACCCACCTCTAGCCCTCGTCCGCATCCTTGTCCACCTCACTTCGTTGCATTGCTTCTCAACCTTGTCTGCACACTGGGGTCACCTGGAGAGCATGAAAAATTACTGTGTTAGAGATTCTGTCTACTTAGTGCCTAGGGTGCTGCCTGATCATCAGAATATTTTAAAGCTTCCAGATGATTGCAGCGTTCAGCCAACGTTAACAACTACTGTTCTGGTATCTTCCCCTTGGTCCTCTTATTGTTCATCACTCTCtccctgaggcagggagaataggTGATAGAGAAGTTTACTTGCTTGACCATTTAGTTtgctatctttattatttcatgcCCTACTGCCATCAGAAATTTGTATCTGGGAGAGGTAACACTATTGGAGCTGAACCTACCcaaacaatgttttcttttcctaatatTGATTATGTAGGTTGGTGCTTCTCAAAGTTGAATGTCCATCAGGATCATGAGGGATTCCTAGCCCCCAGAGTTCCTCATTTAGTAGGTCCCAAGTGAGACCCCAGtatctgcatttctgacaagttccTGGCTGATGCCACTGGTcaggggaccacactttgagagtTACTGACATAGGTTGACTAATGCAGCTTCTAACATGCCTAAAATTCCCCTTTCCACTCATACTCCATCAAactacagcaaaagaaattggTTCGGGACCTCATGCCtccacttttctgtattttccagaaAAAAGAACTCGAAAACTTGGCTGCAATGGATTTGGAACTACAGAAGATAGCTGAGAAATTCAGCCAAAGGGGCTGACTGTCATTGGAGCGGTGGGCACTGTTAAGAAGCAGCCATCACATGATCTGTTTTTCACCACTTCACTGAAAGACACCATTTATCTACCCAAGGGCAGAAAGTAGAACTTactattcattaaatgtttgACACAATTGGAAATGTCTTTAATTTCTGTCAGAATGCTATTGAAAATGTGAATTGCATGACTTGTAGCATATTCTTTTCTGCAAAATAGACATATTAACATGCTTATGACAATGACTGTGCTACtgtctttgaaaaaatgtttgtctcagttggaaataataaaagattCACCTGAGACCAAAAGCTTCATTGTTCTCAGCTTCTTTTGGGCAAAGAGAGAGGCGTGTGACTTTTCAAATCTATTCTTTGAAGTAAATTGCAAAAGATGGCCCTAGGATTTGTTGGGTTTTGGATGCATAATAGAATAAAAAAGCAAACCTTTTGAAGTAATGTGCAGGATATAAAGAGAAATAGATTAGAAAAAGACATCTACTCCCCCATGCTGAGAGAGATTACAGGGGCTtgaagaacctgtttcaaaaacaatcataagatattactttaaaaattcctttatcTAAAGAGCTCTACAAGTAGCCAGCCAAAGTTCATTTTTCAGGGCTGAGAAGAAAGCTTGGATAATGGGAAGAATTCCGGGGTGGGAGTGAAAACATCTGGATTGTCAAGACAGATCCCTGGCCCCTCAGATCTTGTCTGATTTCTACTCCTTAAGAAGATAgaggcagccgggcacggtgtctTACagttgtaatcctagcactttgggaggccaaggcaggcagatcacgaggtcaggagtttgagaccagcctggccaacatggtgaaaccccatctctaataaagatacaaaaaaaaaaaaaaaaagctggacatggtggcgggcacctgtaatcccagctacttgggttgcAGTGAGCGCAGATcaggcattgcactccagcctgggtgacagggcgagactctctctcagaaaaaaaaaaaaaaaaaaaatatatatatatatatatagagagagagagagagagagagagagaggctaggcatggtggctcacacttgtaatctcagcactttgggaggccaaggcaggtggtttgcttgagctcaggagtttgagaccagcctgggcaacatggcgaaaccccgtctctacaaaaaatttaaaaattagccaggcatggtgttgtgcgcctatagtccctccctactcaggaggccgaggcgggaggatcacttgagccctggaagttgaggctgcattgagccgagatcgtgccactgcactccagcctaggcgacagagtaaggtcctgtctcaaaaagaaaaaaaaaggtagagctCTTACTCTGCTGACTCTGTTACTAAGTAGctctgactttgggcaagttacttttcctctctgaacctcaagatcatcaataaaataagatatttgtCTCATTGAGTTGTTACAAGGATGATAGAGTTGATGCAAAACAGAGCAGTGCCTCGTGTATATCAATGGCATAGGAAGTGTTAGCTGCTGCCGTAATCATTCCTGCAGCTTCTTAGGACAATGCAGCTGGACAATTCCCCTTCTCCCTTTTTTTACCTGTCATTTAATTCCTCACCCTTGGTGGCTTCTACTTGGTTGATTTCTACTGTTTTCACAGTTTTGGTAAAGAGTTATTCTCTGGAAGGTGGTGCAGAGGGGAGTAAGACCTTCTCTTTACTCTCTGAAGGTTGGATAATTAAGTCTATGAAATAAACTGACAGTAGGCAGATgaacaggagaaaaaaacattttaattacatgCATAGGCCCAGGAGTCCCACACAATAGAAGAATCAGAAGGGCCAGATGATTGAAGTTTTTATAGCATCCTGAGCTACAGAAGAGAATAGGGGGCTTGGGGTTCCTGGGGGACACAGTTATGGGAAGGTAGCAGGAGGAATTGTATGATAAATAAAGGTTGTGTTGTTATGCAGATAAAATCTCTCACGTAATCAAAGTGATCCAgcagcctccttttttttttttttttttttttagagcttaatgaaattttattttgaaaatatggcaAAAGTCTAAGGCACTTCAAACATTTAAATACATGTAGGACCAAAGTAAATGTGACACAGTATAAAGGAATCCATAAATACAGAGAACTACACTATATTTCTCTAGAGGCAAATACATAGCCAATTCCTCTAACACAATTCAACCTTTATCGTTAGATACAGAATTGTGCaattattaacaaaaatatgaTAATGTTACATGTAGTTCTTCATGTCTTTAATTAGTATGaaatataaaagttgaaaatactgTGCCAATTTCatatactctttttttaaaaaagtcatattTACATCTACCTAGATAAAAccaactgaaaatattttcttttgtaagtttCATACTTTTTGAGAGTTCTATCTAGCCCAGACTGAAGTTACTGATGATCAACtttcttactttaaaataatacgagaaaaatcaacaaaactgtgCTGGGATGGAATTTTGGAAGAGCTTTCTAACGGTGCCACATttggtaaatataaatatttgtggaaaaattttaaaacgtgATGCCAATGAGAACCTGGCACTTCTCTGTGGTGGTGGTCTGGGAGTGGAGAGACGGAATAGAAGGTGCCCATTCAGGTCAGGTCAGGTCACAATTCCCTATGGCTGTACATAACAGAGCAGAGACTCAACAGCAACACAGAGTAGGTTAAAGTGCACCGTATGCAGAGAGAAGATGGCCAGAAAGGAGGCATGCGTGCCCAGGCTGGCAGTCTCTGCACTGTGAAAGCTTCAGTCTTTAGCCCTGGGCTTTATGCTTCTGTTTGCTGGTGAGCTCAGGCACAATGCATATACATTCAGTGTCTGTCACTCCAACAGGCACAGTTGGCAGCTTAATGGTGGCATTAAAATGGAGGGCTATTTGCATACAATCAATCAAATGAAACTCTGTGGCTTCATTCCAAGCCTAGGGGTGCCCGGAGACTGAGCTTTTGCAAAGCTGATGTGGGCATACAGAAGAACAGTGATGCCCTTGTGCCCCACTTCCAGGGCGATCGAGAGCATGGTGCTGCCATCATTGTCCTCTAGGTGGACGTTGCAGCCCAGCTGGGCCAGCAGCAGCTTGATGATCTCCATGTGCCCGTGCTTGCTGGCACAATGAGGACCATGGAGCCCTTGTCGTCCTGGAGGTTGACCTGAGCCCCACAGGCCGGCAGACCATACACCATGCCGATCTGCACAGTAACTGACTGCAGCATGAGGGCCATCTGCCCCAGCTGACTGGCTTTGAGGCTCACGTTTCAGCCAGAGTTCTTCCCCAACCTGCATGTCCTCTGCTTCCGCAGCTGCGAGGGCCGCCAGCATGATGAAGGTATAGCCCCTTGTTCTGGTGATCCACGTTACACATGTGGGTGTCCAACAGCAGCTTCACAATCTCAAAATTGGAGTGGGACACGCTGTAATGGAGGGCTGTGTTGCTGTTGCCATCTGCCAAGTTGATGACCTAGTAGAGGGCATCCAGGGAGGTAGCCTCAAAAGCAGCTCTGTAGTCTCCCAGGGTGGCTGCAATGGCTGACTTCTGACTGGACACGCAGAACCACTTGTGCTGGAGGGTGTTCAGACAGAACCTCATATCTTTGCTGGTCACAGCTTTGGGgtcatttatgttatttttcagtAAGTTGCAAGCAGACAacattttttcacttaatttatACCTCCCTCTGATTTTCACCTTCTCAGGTTCACGTTCTTGAAACTGCATTTCATCTTCCACCCTGGCCGACTTGAAACCTTCAATGTTAATGGCATGGTGCCCTTTGGCCATTCCCCAAGTGTCTTCATCCTCGTCTTCTTCAAGAGGATACTACTCAATGACACTCAATGACATCACACTCGTCATCTGACTCAGAAGAAGAGCTTTCATCTGTGCTGAAATCATCACTTGAAGTTGTTGCATAACCTCCATTAATGCCAACAAACTGAAGATTCTTTTTCATGCCATTTGAATCTTTGTTACCATCTTTCTTCTTCATAATGGGCTCCAGTGTACTTTCATTGTTTGTGCATATGGAGGCCAGCGGCCATCTGGTCATCTGTCAGGTTCACTAGAGACCATGTCCTTTCCTGAGCAGGGAAGGCATCCTGGCTGCTGACCAGCTTTCCTTCTGAGATCCCTACCTCTGAGCAGCCTTCTTCCTGATACAGATACTTTACTAATGTAGATTCCTTTCTAGATGTAAATTTCCCTGTAAAAAGTACAGCTTTTTAGAGCCATTCCTGTGTCTGTAGTTTCTCTGAATAATCAGCTCGAAATATGCCAAAGAggtatattttggggtggcacaTTGTGGTCTCCTCCAGTCATATTTTGGGATGGTGTGGGCTGAGCCCCAGCAGAGGCAAAAATAAGACTTAAAATCACGTAGGACTTTTATCCATCAAGGAAGACCTGGTTCTCCTCCTCTTGGCTAAGTCAAGAATTGCCTGTGCTACTTAACCAGATTCTTTTTAGATGAACTCTCTGTGACATACTTTTCCAGGAGCATTGCTGCTTCGTCATATGGGGAGCCCATCAGTGCTATAAATCTGATGGCAAATTTTTCTAAACCTGGACACACACTTCTAGAAGGTTTCTTGCTATCTCTctgcctgcatttttttttttctggccatgGGATTGTGACTGCCTGTTTGTAAAGGGCAGTGATGGGGGTATG contains the following coding sequences:
- the CHGB gene encoding secretogranin-1 encodes the protein MQPTLLLSLLGAVGLAAVNSMPVDNRNHNEEMVTRCIIEVLSNALSKSSAPPITPECRQVLKTSRKDVKDKETTENENTKFEVRLLRDPADASEAHESSSRGEAGAPGEEDIQGPTKADTEKWAEGGGHSRERADEPQWSLYPSNSQVSEEVKTRHSEKSQREDEEEEEGENYQKGERGEDSSEEKHLEEPGETQNAFLNERNQASAIKKEELVARSETHAAGHSQEKTHSREKSSQESGEEAGSRENHPQESKGQPRSQEESEEGEEDATSEVDKRRTRPRHHHGRSRPDRSSQGGSLPSEEKGHPQEESEESNVGMASLGEKRDHHSTHYRASEEEPEYGEEIKGYPGVQAPEDLEWERYRGRGSEEYRAPRPQSEESWDEEDKRNYPSLELDNMAHGYGEESEEERGLEPGKGRHHRGRGGEPRAYFMSDTREEKRFLGEGHHRVQENQMDKARSRPQDAWKELDRNYLNYGEEGAPGKWQQQGDLQDTKENREEARFQDKQYSSHHTAEKRKRLGELFNPYYDPLQWKSSHFERRDNMNDNFLEGEEENELNLNEKNFFPEYNYDWWEKKPFSEDVNWGYEKRNLARVPKLDLKRQYDRVAQLDQLLHYRKKSAEFPDFYDSEEPVSTHQEAENEKDRADQTVLTEDEKKELENLAAMDLELQKIAEKFSQRG